One genomic region from Paramormyrops kingsleyae isolate MSU_618 chromosome 24, PKINGS_0.4, whole genome shotgun sequence encodes:
- the LOC140582316 gene encoding interferon-induced protein 44-like — MPMKADDCQACSTMALKDRIHCVVYVIDANTVAILNPGMKNKIDEIRKRTDLADVPLMVLLTHVDEACPHVEKDLKNVYRSCYIKSLIERTSRCLGIPMLHVLPVKNYSSEIELNDTCDILLLSAMKQMLNFADNYFDDCEENTE; from the exons ATGCCAATGAAAGCTGATGACTGTCAGGCGTGCAGCACAATGGCTCTTAAGGACAGGATCCACTGTGTGGTGTATGTGATTGATGCCAACACAGTTGCAATTCTGAACCCAGGAATGAAGAATAAAATTGATGAAATCAGAAAGAGAACTGACTTGGCAG ATGTTCCTCTAATGGTGCTACTGACCCATGTGGACGAAGCATGCCCACATGTGGAAAAGGATTTGAAGAATGTGTACCGCAGCTGTTACATAAAGAGTTTG ATTGAAAGAACAAGTAGATGTCTGGGCATTCCAATGTTACATGTGCTTCCTGTGAAGAATTACTCCAGTGAGATTGAGCTGAATGACACCTGTGACATCCTGCTCCTCAGTGCTATGAAGCAGATGCTCAACTTTGCTGACAATTACTTTGACGACTGTGAGGAAAACACAGAGTAG